The Martelella sp. AD-3 genome includes a region encoding these proteins:
- a CDS encoding LysR family transcriptional regulator produces MKEQTGLERLTGLIAFARAGSLGSYTAASRSLGISPSAVSKSVQRLERQLGVSLFTRTTRSLTLTDEGRDLYERALKLLRDAEEIEQAAKAARSDPAGTLRLATSLPIGLHVIAPVLPRFRALHPKVSIDLRLSDHRIDLIEEGIDLAVRIGDLPDSGLLSRKLSAHRLCCYAAPDYLAQAGVPSHPDDLHDHQTVNLRYQNSGQLFRWPFRVGEREIEVVPSSPIVVDASEAVLATVSAGAGIGMATSFMATPWVKRGELVPVLSDYSVERHNITAVWPESRRSNPAVRAFLNTLLEGQ; encoded by the coding sequence ATGAAGGAACAAACTGGACTTGAACGACTGACCGGCCTTATCGCCTTTGCCCGTGCTGGTTCTCTGGGAAGTTATACCGCTGCCTCGCGGTCGCTCGGGATCTCGCCTTCGGCGGTCAGCAAGAGCGTGCAGCGTCTGGAGCGGCAGCTGGGTGTCTCGCTCTTTACCCGAACCACCCGTTCCCTCACTCTCACCGATGAGGGCCGCGACCTGTACGAGCGCGCACTGAAACTGTTGCGCGATGCCGAGGAGATCGAACAGGCGGCAAAGGCAGCGCGGTCGGACCCTGCCGGCACATTGCGACTTGCCACTTCCCTTCCGATCGGACTGCATGTGATCGCGCCGGTGCTGCCACGTTTTCGCGCGCTGCATCCAAAGGTGTCCATCGACCTCAGGCTGAGCGATCACCGGATCGACCTGATTGAAGAAGGGATCGACCTCGCAGTGCGGATCGGAGACCTTCCCGATTCGGGCCTCCTCTCACGGAAACTGTCGGCGCATCGCCTTTGCTGCTATGCCGCGCCGGATTATCTGGCCCAAGCAGGCGTGCCATCGCATCCCGATGACCTTCACGATCATCAGACGGTCAATCTGCGCTATCAAAACAGCGGGCAACTGTTCCGCTGGCCTTTTCGCGTCGGCGAGCGGGAAATTGAGGTCGTGCCGTCGTCTCCGATCGTGGTCGATGCGAGCGAAGCCGTCCTCGCGACCGTCTCAGCCGGAGCCGGCATCGGCATGGCGACCAGCTTCATGGCCACGCCTTGGGTCAAGCGCGGTGAGTTGGTTCCCGTCTTGTCCGACTACTCGGTCGAGCGTCACAACATCACGGCGGTCTGGCCGGAGAGCCGGCGATCCAATCCTGCAGTCCGCGCATTTCTGAATACCCTATTGGAAGGCCAATAG
- a CDS encoding bifunctional diguanylate cyclase/phosphodiesterase — MTIKKYWDKASRFMAVRSDNPELLQAQYQSFARQMPMMYLILIANTWALAITHMAEAPIWLTMLIPTAFTVTAGTRIVFWWKVRNTYPSLEAAQAALKQTNRIAAILAITFSAWALSLFPYGDPYAQSHVAFYMAITVISCIFCLTHLRSAALLVTGIVNGTFVAFFSSVGQPVFIAISINVALVCVVMLVILMTNYRNFEKMIIGQQQTQALSKENLRLANLDSLTNLANRRAFFAHLPTSIEAAKENGTRLALGVMDLDGFKPVNDIYGHSVGDNLLIEVAARLSTLPPNYRLYRLGGDEFAIIVMEAAEDDLLVVNSNKLLERLLVPFILPEATVRISASMGIAVYPDIASTKEQLFDRADYALYHAKRNRRGAAVLFSAEHESRINDDSRIEQALKLANLADELSVVFQPIINIRTQRVLGFEALARWNNPILGQISPALFFPIAERAGLSGFLTEHLLRHALVVAKKWHNDIRLSFNLSVHDLNSHDGVLALVGIIKGSGFDARRLDLEITETAFMHDFEQMKQSIETLNLLGCGISLDDFGTGYSSLSRLHSLPLTKIKIDRSFVTDLHKKPASYKIVKSLLALGHDMELDCIIEGVETKEELAALEKLGGTIIQGFLFSPPMSEQDLEGFLSGNPPVFKGSSL, encoded by the coding sequence ATGACGATAAAAAAATACTGGGATAAGGCCAGCCGGTTTATGGCGGTTCGATCCGATAATCCTGAGCTTCTCCAAGCTCAATACCAATCGTTCGCCCGCCAAATGCCCATGATGTACCTGATACTCATTGCCAACACCTGGGCGCTTGCTATCACACATATGGCTGAAGCACCAATTTGGCTGACGATGCTGATACCAACAGCGTTCACCGTGACTGCTGGCACCCGTATTGTGTTCTGGTGGAAAGTGAGGAACACATATCCAAGTCTTGAAGCCGCGCAAGCCGCTCTGAAACAAACCAACCGCATCGCCGCCATTCTGGCTATCACGTTCTCCGCTTGGGCTCTCTCGCTGTTCCCCTATGGCGATCCCTATGCCCAGTCACATGTCGCCTTTTATATGGCGATCACGGTCATCTCCTGCATCTTCTGCCTGACCCATCTGCGGTCCGCCGCACTCTTAGTGACGGGCATTGTGAATGGGACATTTGTGGCCTTCTTTTCGTCGGTTGGGCAGCCCGTCTTTATCGCTATATCTATCAACGTCGCCCTTGTTTGCGTCGTAATGCTGGTCATTCTCATGACAAATTACCGAAACTTTGAGAAAATGATAATAGGGCAACAACAAACGCAAGCCCTCAGCAAAGAGAACCTGCGTCTGGCAAATCTTGACAGTCTTACCAATCTTGCCAACCGCCGTGCGTTTTTTGCTCATTTGCCCACCAGCATCGAGGCCGCGAAAGAAAACGGAACACGATTGGCACTTGGTGTGATGGATCTGGATGGATTCAAGCCTGTCAACGATATCTACGGCCATTCAGTTGGTGACAATCTGCTGATCGAAGTGGCGGCGAGATTATCGACACTACCACCCAACTACCGTTTATACCGTCTTGGCGGAGATGAGTTTGCCATTATTGTGATGGAAGCAGCCGAAGACGACCTCCTTGTTGTCAATTCCAACAAGCTGCTGGAACGACTGCTTGTTCCGTTCATTTTGCCCGAAGCGACGGTAAGGATATCGGCGTCCATGGGTATCGCCGTTTATCCTGACATCGCTTCGACCAAGGAACAACTGTTCGACCGCGCAGATTACGCGCTTTACCATGCAAAACGGAATAGGCGAGGCGCAGCTGTCCTGTTCAGTGCAGAGCATGAAAGTCGGATCAATGATGACTCGCGCATCGAACAAGCGCTCAAGCTGGCAAATCTTGCAGATGAACTCTCTGTGGTCTTCCAGCCTATCATTAATATCCGAACGCAACGCGTCTTGGGGTTTGAAGCATTGGCTCGCTGGAACAATCCAATACTGGGTCAGATCTCTCCAGCTCTGTTCTTTCCTATTGCAGAACGCGCTGGCCTCAGCGGCTTCCTAACAGAGCATTTGCTGCGACATGCACTGGTAGTCGCAAAAAAATGGCACAACGATATCCGTCTTTCCTTCAATCTATCCGTGCATGATTTGAACTCCCATGATGGCGTCCTTGCATTGGTGGGCATCATCAAGGGCAGCGGCTTCGATGCGCGCCGCCTGGATCTGGAAATCACAGAAACGGCCTTTATGCACGACTTCGAGCAGATGAAACAATCGATTGAGACGCTCAACCTACTGGGCTGCGGCATCTCGCTTGACGACTTTGGTACCGGTTATTCCAGCCTTTCGCGACTGCATTCCTTGCCGCTTACCAAAATCAAAATTGACCGGAGCTTCGTAACTGATCTTCACAAGAAACCCGCGAGCTACAAGATCGTCAAATCGCTTCTGGCGCTCGGCCACGATATGGAACTGGATTGCATTATTGAAGGTGTTGAGACCAAGGAAGAGTTGGCGGCACTGGAGAAGCTCGGCGGCACAATCATCCAAGGCTTTCTATTCTCACCTCCGATGTCAGAACAAGACCTTGAAGGCTTCCTATCCGGTAATCCTCCCGTTTTTAAGGGTTCTTCTCTGTAG
- a CDS encoding ROK family transcriptional regulator — MNRRETQKIDQKTGRAINRQMILNIIRRSDGLSRADIAAQTGLSAAVVGFVIRELLDEGYLVEEKPRDSRSGRRPVPLRLNENGHLAIGLKISSRRLDCLLTDIAMGSLDRLSIDLPDGNPATVVAHARQIVDEVVSRQNGPKRPILGVGLSLPARVDPDKGICIRSHRLGWNDVPIGPMMREALNLPVFIEDDTLAYGLAHALFGIGQNLGSFCALAVGEGIGCASIIDGQVWRGNLGNAGKVGHVFHQDGGPFCECGRRGCLQTFYAATALEERWSKEGGKSSLCEALQNADQEAQALVAEAGAVIGQYLANWVTVVDPELIVLGGESTAFGEAFLVPMQAALDHFYYREQGPRIVPDDTSFYWTAGAAAVAIQHVFKDPYPTS, encoded by the coding sequence ATGAACCGCCGCGAGACGCAGAAAATCGACCAGAAAACCGGGCGGGCAATCAACAGGCAGATGATTTTGAACATCATACGCCGGTCCGATGGCCTCAGCCGCGCGGACATCGCGGCGCAGACGGGCCTTTCGGCCGCAGTCGTCGGCTTTGTGATCCGCGAACTTCTCGACGAAGGTTATCTTGTCGAAGAAAAACCCCGTGATAGCCGGTCGGGCCGTCGCCCGGTCCCGCTCAGGCTGAATGAGAACGGGCATCTGGCGATCGGACTCAAGATCAGCAGTCGGCGTCTCGACTGTCTTCTGACCGATATTGCCATGGGATCGCTGGACAGGCTCTCCATTGATCTTCCTGACGGGAACCCGGCCACGGTTGTCGCCCACGCGCGACAGATTGTCGATGAAGTCGTCAGCCGCCAGAATGGACCGAAACGTCCGATCCTCGGCGTCGGTCTCAGCCTCCCCGCAAGAGTCGATCCAGACAAGGGTATCTGTATCCGCTCGCATCGCCTCGGCTGGAACGATGTTCCGATTGGTCCGATGATGCGTGAAGCGCTCAACCTTCCGGTGTTCATCGAAGACGACACCCTGGCCTACGGCCTCGCGCACGCACTGTTCGGGATCGGACAGAACCTGGGATCTTTCTGCGCACTGGCCGTTGGCGAGGGAATTGGCTGCGCCTCGATCATCGATGGTCAGGTCTGGCGTGGCAACCTGGGAAACGCGGGCAAGGTGGGGCATGTTTTTCATCAAGACGGCGGGCCGTTCTGCGAATGCGGCCGGCGCGGCTGCCTCCAGACCTTCTACGCCGCAACGGCACTCGAGGAGCGCTGGAGCAAAGAGGGCGGCAAGTCCTCGCTTTGCGAGGCGTTGCAGAATGCCGATCAGGAAGCGCAGGCGCTCGTTGCAGAGGCCGGCGCCGTCATCGGTCAATATCTTGCCAACTGGGTTACCGTCGTCGATCCCGAGCTAATCGTTCTTGGCGGCGAAAGCACGGCATTCGGCGAGGCCTTTCTCGTGCCGATGCAGGCCGCGCTCGATCATTTCTACTACCGCGAACAGGGCCCGCGCATCGTGCCGGACGATACCAGCTTCTACTGGACGGCAGGTGCCGCCGCAGTCGCCATCCAGCACGTCTTCAAGGATCCCTATCCGACCTCCTGA
- a CDS encoding beta-galactosidase, which yields MKKKNNPAPLSVWRPINIDRFIIGVPHYPEHVDESYWERDAERMAAAGFNAVRMGEFAWHIWEPYQGHFDFDLFDRSIAVLARHGIKTILCTPTATPPRWLTTAHPEMLRVDENGRQASHGSRQHADTTSPVLRDHSRRITRAMAEHYRDNPDVIGWQTDNELNTTTSLSFSESCAAEFRKWCHLRYKTIDALNAAWGGDFWATHYDNFDQVVLPLPMAPGHVSPGHRQDYHRFLADATAAFQHDQVEILRAANPDWFVFHNLGQLEDIDFRGQFGEDLDFIGFDIYPMLYDEMRRTGGHAYTQALQLDICRAYSGNFIVPEQASGFGSQPTFSTMTPEPGEMRRMAMSSVARGADSLMFFRWRPAHFGAEIYWMGIIDHDDVPRRRYEEAKQFAGDIAAIEKHLIGSSVRMDVGIAGADFDNQEAYRTYPMGLPSPLEDGLLLHQNLYRRNVATGFIHPSDDLSRLKALYVPHFLMWDDAWTENVRRFVENGGTLIVSAMTGTRTRDNHIHRELAPANGLADLLGVRVEEFGRIAAPESDGLFEPPGADAGFRASGVKRLPACSAGRRYLLRHGNTTFPASHLYEKLIVEDDVEALMSWGNRFLDGEPAVTMRRIGKGKAIYAGTYLTDELTERLADLLRDDGVLSLLPDAPETVEVTERIGANGERLLFILNTTDEPANVTLAAPATDLLTGTSHSGTLELGAYGVSVLQP from the coding sequence ATGAAGAAGAAGAACAATCCCGCGCCGCTATCGGTGTGGCGTCCGATCAATATCGACCGCTTCATCATCGGTGTCCCGCATTATCCCGAACATGTGGACGAGAGCTATTGGGAGCGAGATGCCGAACGCATGGCGGCAGCCGGCTTCAACGCCGTGCGCATGGGCGAGTTCGCCTGGCATATCTGGGAACCCTATCAGGGCCATTTCGATTTCGATCTGTTCGACCGCTCCATCGCGGTGCTTGCCCGCCACGGCATCAAGACCATCCTCTGCACGCCGACGGCAACGCCGCCGCGCTGGCTGACAACAGCGCACCCAGAAATGCTGCGCGTCGACGAAAACGGACGGCAGGCAAGCCACGGCTCGCGCCAGCACGCCGACACCACCAGCCCGGTGCTGAGAGACCATTCCCGCCGGATCACCCGCGCGATGGCAGAGCATTACAGGGACAATCCGGATGTCATCGGCTGGCAGACCGACAACGAGCTCAACACCACGACCTCGCTGAGCTTTTCGGAAAGCTGTGCTGCCGAATTCCGCAAATGGTGTCACCTGCGCTACAAGACGATCGATGCGCTAAATGCCGCTTGGGGCGGCGATTTCTGGGCCACCCATTACGATAATTTCGATCAGGTCGTATTGCCGCTGCCGATGGCGCCCGGCCATGTGTCGCCCGGCCACCGTCAGGACTATCACCGCTTCCTCGCCGATGCGACGGCCGCCTTCCAGCACGATCAGGTCGAGATCCTGCGCGCCGCCAATCCGGACTGGTTCGTGTTTCACAATCTTGGGCAGCTGGAAGACATCGATTTCCGTGGTCAGTTCGGCGAGGATCTCGACTTCATCGGCTTCGACATCTACCCGATGCTCTATGACGAAATGCGACGCACGGGCGGCCATGCCTATACCCAGGCGCTGCAGCTCGATATCTGCCGGGCCTATAGCGGCAATTTCATCGTGCCCGAGCAGGCTTCCGGTTTCGGCAGCCAGCCGACATTTTCAACCATGACGCCGGAGCCCGGCGAGATGCGGCGCATGGCCATGAGTTCGGTCGCGCGCGGGGCCGACAGCCTGATGTTCTTCCGCTGGCGCCCCGCCCATTTCGGCGCGGAAATTTACTGGATGGGCATCATCGATCACGACGATGTCCCGCGCCGCCGCTACGAGGAGGCAAAGCAGTTTGCGGGCGATATCGCCGCCATCGAAAAGCATTTGATCGGCTCGAGCGTCCGCATGGATGTCGGCATCGCCGGCGCCGATTTCGACAATCAGGAAGCCTACCGCACCTATCCGATGGGCCTGCCGTCGCCGCTGGAAGACGGCCTCCTCCTGCATCAGAACCTCTACCGTCGAAACGTGGCCACCGGTTTCATTCACCCATCCGATGATCTCTCCCGCCTGAAAGCGCTCTACGTTCCGCATTTCCTGATGTGGGATGACGCCTGGACCGAGAACGTCCGGCGTTTCGTCGAAAATGGCGGAACCCTGATCGTTTCGGCGATGACGGGAACGCGCACCCGCGACAACCATATCCATCGCGAACTCGCGCCCGCAAACGGCCTTGCCGACCTGCTCGGCGTTCGGGTCGAGGAATTCGGCCGGATCGCTGCACCTGAAAGCGACGGTCTGTTCGAGCCGCCGGGGGCCGACGCCGGCTTCAGGGCTTCGGGCGTTAAACGCCTGCCCGCCTGCTCGGCCGGCCGGCGCTATCTTCTGCGCCATGGCAACACAACTTTTCCGGCAAGTCACCTCTACGAGAAGCTGATCGTAGAAGACGACGTGGAAGCCCTGATGTCCTGGGGCAATCGCTTCCTCGATGGCGAGCCCGCCGTTACGATGCGTCGGATCGGCAAGGGCAAGGCCATCTATGCCGGAACCTATCTGACCGACGAACTGACCGAAAGGTTGGCGGATCTGTTGCGCGACGATGGTGTCCTGTCGCTTCTGCCGGACGCGCCCGAAACCGTTGAAGTAACCGAACGCATCGGCGCCAACGGAGAGCGGCTGTTGTTCATCCTGAACACGACCGACGAGCCGGCGAACGTTACGCTTGCCGCGCCGGCGACAGATCTTCTGACCGGCACCAGCCATTCCGGCACACTCGAACTTGGGGCCTATGGGGTTTCTGTTCTGCAGCCGTGA
- a CDS encoding ABC transporter ATP-binding protein: MSNVTLKNVNKHYGPFHALKNIDLDIVPGEFVVMVGPSGCGKSTLLKTIAGLEEVTNGTIDIAGRDVTREEPGDRGIAMVFQSYALYPHMTVRQNMGFGLRIMKRPADEIEAAVQRAAKILRIEELLEKKPAQLSGGQRQRVAIGRAITREPHVFLFDEPLSNLDAALRTQMRVELATLHKDLNATMIYVTHDQIEAMTMADRIVVLRAGVIEQVGTPLGLYHNPANRFVASFLGSPRMNFFEGKITNVEDRRVVVDVEGLPPLTFGNIREGHGLKQNATVAVGVRPEHLRLSDDHEIQAQAKIRLSEQLGRETVLYADAGALKTVGSDTGTSDVTLLAGQGDIPAEASTVTFGFDTTSAYLFGPDGQTLTTEKTIGA, encoded by the coding sequence ATGTCCAACGTCACACTGAAGAACGTCAACAAGCACTATGGCCCGTTTCACGCCCTGAAAAATATCGATCTCGATATTGTGCCGGGCGAGTTCGTCGTCATGGTCGGCCCGTCCGGATGCGGCAAGTCCACGCTGCTGAAAACCATCGCCGGACTGGAAGAGGTCACCAACGGCACGATCGACATCGCCGGGCGCGATGTGACCCGCGAGGAGCCAGGTGATCGCGGCATCGCCATGGTGTTCCAGTCCTACGCACTCTATCCGCATATGACGGTGCGGCAGAATATGGGCTTCGGGCTCAGGATCATGAAACGTCCGGCCGATGAGATCGAGGCCGCCGTTCAGCGCGCGGCAAAGATCCTCCGTATCGAGGAACTGCTGGAAAAGAAGCCGGCCCAGCTTTCCGGTGGACAACGCCAGCGCGTCGCAATCGGCCGGGCAATTACCCGCGAGCCCCATGTCTTCCTGTTCGACGAGCCGCTGTCCAACCTCGACGCGGCACTGCGAACACAGATGCGCGTTGAGCTCGCAACGCTGCACAAGGACTTAAACGCCACGATGATCTATGTGACCCACGATCAGATCGAGGCGATGACGATGGCGGACCGGATTGTCGTGCTGCGCGCCGGCGTAATCGAGCAGGTGGGCACACCGCTCGGGCTTTACCACAACCCGGCGAACCGCTTCGTGGCATCCTTCCTTGGTTCACCACGTATGAACTTTTTCGAGGGAAAGATTACGAACGTTGAAGACAGACGTGTGGTCGTTGATGTGGAAGGGTTACCGCCGCTTACCTTCGGGAATATCCGCGAAGGCCACGGTCTGAAGCAGAACGCCACTGTGGCCGTCGGTGTTCGGCCGGAGCATCTTCGCTTGTCCGACGATCACGAGATCCAAGCACAGGCAAAGATCCGTCTTTCAGAACAATTGGGCCGGGAAACCGTGCTCTACGCCGATGCCGGTGCTTTGAAGACCGTTGGGTCCGATACCGGCACCTCCGACGTGACACTGCTTGCCGGACAAGGCGACATTCCGGCCGAAGCCAGCACGGTGACATTCGGCTTCGATACCACTAGCGCCTACCTTTTCGGCCCTGATGGCCAGACGCTGACCACCGAGAAGACCATCGGCGCCTGA
- a CDS encoding carbohydrate ABC transporter permease codes for MYPKPIPPSHRKSRILYMTGVWAVLAIWLLPVAAIIMTSFRTFDDIMAGNYWGWPTKFNILENYAAIFQQTDMLVYFRNSLIITIPSVVLVLALSTMTGFVLSRHKFAGSTLLFAAFIAGNFMPYQVFMIPVRDLMVSLGLYDTYGALILFHVSFQLGFATLFMRNFIAALPGELFQAARAEGASPMQILRIIVVPLVRPALAALAILLFTFIWNDYFWAIVLTQTDAVKPVTAGLANLRGEWISAWNVISAATLFVAIPPVLMFFLMQKHFVSGLTMGAVKG; via the coding sequence ATGTATCCGAAACCTATTCCTCCGTCGCACCGCAAGAGCCGTATTCTCTATATGACCGGCGTCTGGGCCGTGCTCGCCATCTGGCTTTTGCCTGTCGCGGCGATCATCATGACGTCCTTCCGGACCTTCGACGACATCATGGCCGGCAATTACTGGGGCTGGCCGACCAAGTTCAACATCCTCGAAAACTATGCGGCGATCTTCCAGCAGACCGACATGCTGGTCTATTTCCGCAACAGCCTGATCATCACCATCCCGTCGGTGGTCCTCGTGCTCGCGCTTTCGACGATGACCGGGTTTGTCCTGTCCCGTCACAAGTTCGCAGGCTCGACGCTGCTGTTCGCGGCTTTCATCGCCGGCAATTTCATGCCCTATCAGGTATTCATGATCCCCGTGCGCGACCTGATGGTCTCGCTCGGCCTCTACGACACTTACGGCGCGTTGATCCTGTTTCACGTCTCTTTCCAGCTCGGCTTTGCCACGCTGTTCATGCGCAATTTCATCGCGGCACTGCCGGGAGAGCTTTTCCAGGCAGCCCGCGCGGAGGGTGCCTCCCCGATGCAGATACTGAGGATCATCGTCGTGCCACTTGTCCGGCCCGCGCTGGCGGCGCTGGCAATCCTGCTCTTCACCTTCATCTGGAATGACTATTTCTGGGCGATCGTTCTGACCCAGACCGACGCTGTCAAACCCGTGACCGCCGGTCTCGCCAACCTGCGCGGCGAATGGATTTCCGCCTGGAACGTGATTTCCGCCGCAACACTGTTTGTCGCCATCCCCCCCGTGCTGATGTTCTTCCTGATGCAGAAGCATTTCGTCTCCGGCCTGACTATGGGCGCGGTCAAAGGTTGA
- a CDS encoding carbohydrate ABC transporter permease, whose protein sequence is MLERWTPALLLAPGLILFFGVIVFSAFRTFWISLHEWDGFGTAVYVGLANYRELWTDPQFWMSLKNNAIWLVVFLLAPPLGLAIALLVNQKIAGMRFAKSLFFMPLVLSLVTVGVIFSWFYDPTFGILAKIFGLFGAEAPALLSSERYVTFAVVFAGLWPQVAFCLVLFLAGLNNLDSEIIGAGRVDNARGWQMLRHVVLPQLKQVSFIAIAISMIGALRSFDIISVMTSGGPFGSSSVLAYQMYEESLFSYRYGYGAAIATVLFAIMLIFIVWYLANLLKNENGA, encoded by the coding sequence ATGCTTGAGCGGTGGACGCCCGCTCTTCTTCTCGCGCCCGGGCTGATCCTGTTCTTTGGCGTCATCGTTTTTTCAGCGTTCAGGACCTTCTGGATTTCGCTGCACGAGTGGGACGGTTTCGGTACCGCCGTCTATGTCGGACTGGCGAATTACCGGGAATTGTGGACGGACCCGCAGTTCTGGATGTCGCTCAAGAACAATGCCATCTGGCTGGTCGTGTTCCTGCTCGCACCGCCACTCGGCCTCGCAATCGCTCTTCTGGTGAACCAGAAAATCGCCGGCATGCGGTTCGCCAAATCGCTGTTCTTCATGCCGCTGGTGCTCTCGCTGGTGACGGTGGGTGTCATCTTCAGCTGGTTCTATGACCCGACGTTCGGCATTTTGGCAAAGATTTTCGGTCTCTTCGGCGCCGAAGCGCCCGCCCTTCTTTCGAGCGAGCGATACGTGACCTTCGCCGTCGTCTTTGCCGGGCTCTGGCCGCAAGTTGCGTTTTGTCTGGTGCTGTTCCTGGCGGGCCTCAACAATCTCGATTCCGAGATTATCGGCGCCGGGCGCGTCGACAATGCCCGCGGCTGGCAGATGTTGCGTCATGTCGTGTTGCCGCAGCTCAAACAGGTCAGTTTCATCGCCATCGCGATCTCGATGATCGGCGCGCTTCGCTCCTTCGACATCATATCGGTGATGACCTCGGGCGGCCCGTTCGGTTCCTCCAGCGTGCTGGCCTATCAGATGTATGAGGAATCGCTGTTTTCCTATCGCTACGGATACGGCGCGGCCATCGCCACGGTGCTGTTCGCGATCATGCTGATCTTTATCGTCTGGTATCTCGCAAACCTTCTGAAAAACGAAAACGGGGCTTGA
- a CDS encoding extracellular solute-binding protein, which produces MAHFTLTRRSFLATTAAASVSLSMPAIAQSRELVMISNRGNPRQRAALEKIAADFGKAAGVKVSVNNMDHEAHKTAIRNYLVASPPDICFWFSGERMRGFVERGLFDDISDLVDREGWKSVVPSMSAVTVGGKQYGLPTSGILWGLFYRQDTFDEHGLTPPETFQDLLAFGEKSKAEGLTPITIGTKNMWPAAGLFDHFNLRINGLEFHQALMEGKVSYTDARVVKVMDTWAEAVNAGLFTQNATSYAWEQAATALVQKRAGMMDLGLFIKQAFPEDELDQVRFQLFPTVDPSVGRFEDFSVDSIHIPSGAPHPEVAREFLAYFYQPENLKAYVEPEGNVPARTDVDLTSDPIVAMATNALKKVEGTAQYYDRDTSPDVAQAGLKGFQEFMVHPDRVDRILPQIERARERAYGAL; this is translated from the coding sequence ATGGCGCATTTCACACTCACACGACGTTCATTTCTTGCCACGACGGCAGCTGCCTCGGTGTCGTTATCGATGCCGGCGATTGCGCAGTCGCGCGAACTGGTGATGATTTCGAACCGGGGAAATCCGAGGCAGCGCGCAGCGCTCGAAAAGATCGCCGCCGATTTCGGCAAGGCCGCCGGCGTCAAGGTCTCGGTCAACAATATGGATCACGAGGCCCACAAGACCGCGATCCGCAACTACCTTGTGGCAAGCCCGCCGGACATCTGCTTCTGGTTTTCCGGTGAGCGTATGCGTGGCTTCGTCGAACGCGGCCTGTTCGACGACATTTCCGATCTGGTGGATCGGGAAGGTTGGAAGTCCGTCGTGCCGTCCATGAGCGCGGTTACGGTTGGCGGCAAACAATACGGCCTGCCGACATCCGGCATCCTCTGGGGGCTTTTTTACCGCCAGGATACGTTCGACGAACATGGGCTGACTCCGCCGGAAACCTTCCAGGACCTGCTGGCTTTCGGCGAGAAATCCAAAGCGGAAGGACTGACGCCGATCACGATCGGAACCAAGAACATGTGGCCGGCCGCCGGCCTGTTCGACCATTTCAACCTGCGCATCAACGGTCTCGAATTCCACCAGGCCCTGATGGAGGGCAAGGTCTCCTATACTGACGCCCGCGTCGTCAAAGTCATGGACACATGGGCGGAAGCTGTGAACGCGGGGCTGTTCACCCAGAACGCAACCTCCTACGCTTGGGAACAGGCCGCCACCGCTCTGGTTCAAAAGCGCGCGGGCATGATGGATCTCGGTCTCTTCATCAAGCAGGCCTTCCCGGAAGACGAGCTCGACCAGGTCCGCTTCCAGCTTTTCCCGACCGTCGATCCTTCGGTCGGCCGTTTCGAGGATTTTTCGGTCGATTCTATCCATATTCCTTCCGGCGCGCCGCATCCTGAAGTCGCGCGCGAATTCCTCGCCTATTTCTATCAGCCGGAAAACCTGAAGGCCTATGTGGAGCCGGAAGGCAATGTGCCGGCCCGCACGGACGTCGATCTCACCAGCGATCCAATTGTCGCCATGGCGACCAACGCGCTGAAGAAGGTCGAGGGTACAGCGCAATATTACGACCGCGACACCAGCCCGGATGTCGCTCAGGCGGGTCTGAAGGGTTTTCAGGAATTCATGGTCCATCCGGACAGAGTCGACCGTATCCTCCCGCAAATCGAGCGCGCCCGCGAACGCGCATACGGCGCACTCTGA